A genomic stretch from Chloroflexota bacterium includes:
- a CDS encoding MOSC domain-containing protein, which yields MTEMALGKVEGIHLHGERGEPMRVVETAELVAGHGLVGDRMAGLGIPGSHVTLIAAEGVEAMIGETGIQLAPHQTRRNILTRGLDVPALVGRRFQVGEAVCYGVKECAPCNHLESLTYPGVRAGLSGRGGLRADVVSGGVIRVGDTITVLPG from the coding sequence ATGACGGAAATGGCTTTGGGCAAGGTCGAGGGCATCCATCTGCACGGGGAGCGCGGCGAGCCGATGCGGGTGGTCGAAACCGCCGAACTGGTAGCTGGCCACGGCCTGGTCGGGGACCGCATGGCGGGCCTCGGGATTCCCGGCAGCCATGTGACCCTGATCGCCGCCGAGGGCGTGGAGGCCATGATCGGCGAGACCGGCATCCAGCTGGCGCCCCACCAGACCCGACGCAACATCCTGACCCGCGGCCTGGACGTGCCGGCGCTGGTGGGTCGGCGGTTCCAGGTCGGGGAGGCGGTGTGCTACGGGGTCAAGGAGTGCGCCCCCTGTAACCACCTCGAGTCGCTGACTTATCCGGGGGTCCGCGCCGGACTGTCAGGCCGCGGTGGCCTGCGGGCGGACGTGGTGTCCGGAGGTGTCATTCGTGTCGGCGACACGATCACCGTCCTCCCCGGCTGA
- a CDS encoding rhomboid family intramembrane serine protease translates to MFPIGDENEPGHGLAWVTATLIGINVAVFVLLQGLGAENAFTAGFSAVPLEITTGADLVEAIPITVAGQAYLVPQAPGPFPIQLTLLTSMFMHAGWLHLAGNMLFLWVFGDNVEHRAGAILFVAVYLGTGLVGSLAQIWSEPSSPIPTLGASGAISGILGAYLVLFPRNRVTVFIFRFVTQVPALAAIGLWIVFQLISGFGAAVISSETVGGVAYLAHIGGFAAGVVAGFLFRALPSASPRASWR, encoded by the coding sequence ATGTTTCCGATCGGCGACGAGAACGAGCCGGGCCACGGGCTGGCCTGGGTCACCGCCACCCTGATCGGCATCAACGTCGCGGTCTTCGTCCTCCTCCAGGGCCTGGGAGCGGAGAACGCGTTCACCGCCGGCTTCAGTGCGGTCCCCCTCGAGATCACCACCGGCGCCGATCTCGTCGAGGCGATCCCCATCACCGTCGCCGGCCAGGCGTACCTGGTGCCCCAGGCGCCAGGCCCGTTCCCGATCCAGCTCACGCTGCTGACGAGCATGTTCATGCACGCTGGCTGGCTGCACCTGGCGGGCAACATGCTGTTCCTGTGGGTCTTCGGTGACAACGTCGAGCACCGCGCCGGCGCCATCCTGTTCGTCGCCGTGTACCTGGGCACCGGCCTGGTCGGCAGCCTGGCCCAGATCTGGAGCGAACCCAGCTCACCCATCCCCACCTTGGGAGCTTCGGGTGCCATCTCCGGGATCCTGGGTGCCTACCTCGTGCTGTTTCCGCGCAACCGCGTGACGGTCTTCATCTTCCGCTTCGTGACCCAGGTGCCGGCCCTGGCCGCGATTGGGCTGTGGATCGTCTTCCAGCTGATCAGCGGGTTCGGCGCCGCAGTGATCAGCTCGGAAACGGTGGGGGGTGTGGCGTACCTGGCACACATCGGTGGATTCGCCGCCGGCGTGGTTGCCGGATTCCTCTTCCGCGCGCTGCCGTCCGCGTCACCACGCGCGTCCTGGCGCTGA
- a CDS encoding prenyltransferase produces MTIGQRVSNWRYALATANPPPGVEMDGLTKWLVVTRAAVFSMTVTSGLIGGLLAVGADPAAVHYGYLAVAIVGLVVAHAANNMINDYFDMEVGIDTDEYVRALYAPHPVLSGWLTKGQLRNAILVANAIDLAILLFLMWARGPLVAVFALAGLFISVFYVAPPISLKKRGLGEPGVFLTWGPLMIGGTYFVATGTIPGWVWVASLPYAILVTTVLFGKHIDKIGPDAERGIRTLPVILGERNARLVASGLMIAFYPIVIGSALVGLIGPWVLLVVLAIPRLVQVLRQFSAPRPETPPHSYVGWPLWFVGGAFIHTRRAGATLILGLLLNALIPVQLPWA; encoded by the coding sequence GTGACCATCGGTCAGCGCGTCTCCAACTGGCGGTACGCCCTCGCCACCGCCAACCCGCCTCCGGGCGTGGAGATGGACGGGCTGACCAAGTGGTTGGTCGTGACCCGGGCCGCGGTGTTCAGCATGACCGTGACCTCGGGCCTGATCGGCGGCCTGCTGGCGGTGGGCGCCGACCCCGCTGCGGTGCACTACGGGTATCTGGCCGTGGCAATCGTGGGCCTGGTCGTCGCCCACGCTGCCAACAACATGATCAATGACTACTTCGACATGGAAGTCGGGATCGACACCGACGAGTATGTGAGGGCCCTGTACGCCCCTCACCCGGTGCTCTCCGGGTGGCTGACCAAGGGGCAGCTTCGCAACGCGATCCTGGTCGCCAACGCCATCGACCTGGCCATCCTGCTGTTCCTGATGTGGGCTCGCGGGCCGCTGGTGGCCGTGTTCGCGTTGGCCGGCCTGTTCATCAGCGTCTTCTACGTGGCCCCGCCGATCAGCCTCAAGAAGCGCGGCCTGGGCGAACCGGGGGTGTTCCTGACCTGGGGCCCGCTCATGATCGGCGGCACCTACTTCGTGGCCACCGGCACCATTCCGGGATGGGTCTGGGTGGCGTCGCTGCCGTACGCCATCCTGGTCACCACGGTCCTGTTCGGAAAGCACATCGACAAGATCGGTCCGGACGCGGAGCGCGGGATCAGGACCCTCCCGGTCATCCTCGGCGAGCGCAACGCCCGACTGGTGGCCTCGGGTCTGATGATCGCCTTCTATCCCATCGTCATCGGCTCGGCGCTGGTGGGATTGATCGGTCCGTGGGTCCTGCTGGTGGTGCTCGCCATCCCGCGCCTGGTCCAGGTTCTGCGCCAGTTCTCAGCTCCTCGGCCCGAAACGCCGCCGCACAGCTACGTCGGCTGGCCATTGTGGTTCGTGGGCGGAGCCTTCATACACACCCGTCGAGCGGGCGCGACCCTGATCTTGGGCCTGCTGCTGAACGCGCTGATCCCCGTCCAGCTGCCCTGGGCTTGA
- a CDS encoding tryptophanase produces the protein MERWRTIIEPFRIKSVEPVRLTTVEHRQAALEAAGYNLFNLHADDVLIDFLTDSGTGAMSAEQWAGIQRGDESYAGSPSWFRFLEAVQELFAFRHVIPTHQGRAAEKILFSVVAGPGKVVPNNTHFDTTRANVEFTGAEAMDLPIPEGRHPATIHPFKGNMDTDALDALIRERGRDAIPVVFVTVTNNSGGGQPVSMANLRAVREVCDRYDLPLFLDACRFSENAWFIRTREAGYEETSIPNIVREMASLADGMTMSAKKDGLANMGGWLAMNNDDWAEQARNLLILTEGFPTYGGLAGRDLDSIAAGLREVVDEDYLRYRIRSTQYLGEGVTAAGIPCVQPIGGHAVYLDAAALLPHVPPLEYPGQSLAVALYREGGIRGCEIGSVMFGLHPDGTEEPARMELVRLAIPRRVYTQSHVDYVIEVARWVAERAGELRGFRIVDQPRVLRHFTARFEPL, from the coding sequence GTGGAGCGCTGGCGCACGATCATCGAGCCGTTCCGGATCAAGAGCGTCGAACCGGTCCGGCTGACCACCGTTGAGCACCGCCAGGCCGCTCTCGAGGCAGCTGGCTACAACCTGTTCAACCTTCATGCCGACGACGTCCTGATCGACTTCCTGACCGATTCGGGCACCGGCGCCATGAGCGCCGAGCAATGGGCCGGCATCCAGCGCGGCGACGAATCGTACGCCGGCAGCCCCAGCTGGTTTCGGTTCCTGGAGGCCGTTCAGGAGCTGTTCGCGTTCCGCCACGTCATCCCCACCCACCAGGGTCGGGCAGCCGAGAAGATCCTGTTCAGCGTGGTGGCAGGGCCCGGCAAGGTCGTGCCCAACAACACCCACTTCGACACCACCCGCGCCAACGTCGAGTTTACCGGCGCCGAGGCGATGGACCTGCCCATCCCCGAGGGACGGCATCCGGCGACCATCCACCCCTTCAAGGGCAACATGGACACCGATGCCCTGGATGCCTTGATCCGCGAGCGCGGCCGCGACGCCATCCCGGTCGTGTTCGTCACGGTCACCAACAACTCCGGTGGCGGACAGCCGGTGTCGATGGCCAACCTACGGGCCGTCCGCGAGGTGTGCGACCGATACGACCTACCGCTCTTCCTCGACGCCTGCCGCTTCTCTGAGAACGCGTGGTTCATCCGGACGAGGGAGGCGGGCTACGAGGAGACGTCCATCCCCAACATCGTCCGGGAGATGGCGTCACTGGCCGATGGGATGACGATGTCGGCCAAGAAGGACGGCCTCGCCAACATGGGCGGCTGGCTGGCCATGAACAACGACGACTGGGCCGAGCAGGCGCGCAACCTGCTGATTCTGACCGAAGGCTTCCCCACCTACGGCGGTCTGGCCGGACGGGACCTGGACTCCATCGCGGCCGGCCTGCGCGAGGTCGTCGACGAGGACTACCTGCGCTACCGAATCCGCTCCACCCAGTACCTGGGTGAGGGCGTCACAGCCGCCGGCATCCCCTGCGTTCAGCCCATCGGGGGGCATGCGGTGTACCTGGACGCCGCCGCCCTCCTGCCCCACGTCCCGCCGCTCGAGTACCCCGGCCAATCGCTGGCCGTGGCGCTCTACCGCGAGGGCGGGATTCGAGGCTGCGAGATCGGCAGCGTGATGTTCGGCCTCCACCCCGACGGGACGGAGGAGCCGGCGCGCATGGAGCTGGTCCGCCTGGCCATTCCGCGTCGGGTCTACACCCAGAGCCACGTCGACTACGTGATCGAGGTCGCACGCTGGGTGGCCGAGCGAGCCGGCGAGCTCCGCGGCTTCCGGATCGTCGATCAGCCACGAGTGCTGCGCCATTTCACCGCTCGCTTCGAGCCGCTCTAG